Genomic window (Pseudomonadota bacterium):
CGCCTTCATTGCAGGCGGAACAAGTTTATGCACTGACAGGACAGAATAATTTTTTATACCCAGCGCCTTTGCTTCCATTACGCTTAAGGCAACAGCAGGGGCAGTTGTTTCAAAACCCACGCCCAGAAAAACACTTTCTTTGTCGATATGCTGCGCTGCGTATGATAGAGCTTCATGGGGAGAATAGCATATCTCAATGCCGGCGCCCCTGGCACGTTCGACCTCCAGCGAGGTATATGTGCCTGGAACACGTATCATATCACCGAAGCTTGCAATGACAACTCCAGGCAACCTGGCAAAGGCGATCATTCTATCAATATCCGTCTGGTCTGTCACGCATACCGGACATCCTGGACCGCTGAGAAGTTCCATGTAGGGAGACAGCAACCCACGAAGGCCGCTTTTGGATATGGCAGTAGTATGGGTGCCGCAAACTTCCATCAATGTAACCCGGCGCCCAAGTTTATCGGATACGGTGCCGGACAGCTTTATAAGCTGATCCAGCAATTTTTTGCTGAGTTCAATGTTCATATAAAACCCCTGGATTATGCATCAATTTGTGCAAACTCCTCCAGCATTTTTAATGTCAGGCCAGCCTCCTCAGTATCGATTTTTCCGATTGCATACCCGGCATGAACCATCAGGTAATCGCCTAAAGCTATCTCTTCCTCGATAAGAGGCGTATATATTTTGCTTTTAACGCCAAAGGCCTCGATGACAGCCCAGTTCTCCTGTACGTTGATTTCTATTACTCTTCCCGGTACTCCAAGACACATGTTGTTAACCTCCGCATTAGCTGTTGCTGTCAGTCGTAAAATTTCCTCTTGCTTCGTGCTTCTTATACATCTTCTGTGATTGTGCCGCTTTTCCACATCCAGTGAGCAATCATGGCCTGGCCGAGTGCTATACCGCCATCGTTTGTCGGAACGTGTCTGTGAAAGAATACATGAAAACCTTGTCTTCGTAAAGACTTAATGGTTGTTCTGAAAAGGTACTCATTGTGCCACGTTCCACCACTCAGAACCACTTTTTTTAGCCCTGTCAGCACAGATATCCTCCCGGCTGCATCACAGATAATATTCACCAGGGTATTATGAAATTTTACCGAGATTGCTTCTATTGGAATCCCTGCCGATTTATCATCTATTATACCCTCCAGCAATTCCCTGGGGGAAATTGTACCGCCGATAATTGTATATGCATATGATGCTTTCAATGTATTTTTAGCTGCCTTTAAAGCAATTTCACTTAGTTCAATTGCAGCCTGCCCTTCGTAGGTATTTTCCTGACAGATCCCGAGTATAGCCGATACTGCATCAAAGAGCCTGCCGCAGCCGCAGGAGAGAGGTGAGTTGAAGCTGCCTGATATTAGCTGCTCGACAATATCAATATCCTTGTCCGGGAAGACCGTTCTTGCATGTTCTTTCCCTTTGTCGCCGAGGAAGGTTGTAAGATAGCTGCATGCTGTCCGCCAGGGTTGGCGTATTGCAATCTCATTGCCAGGAAGCATAACATAGGCAAGATGGAACATACGTTCAAAACCGAGATAATTGCCTTTGAATACTTCAAATCCCCAGATATTTCCATCATTCCCATAACCGGTACCGTCAAGGATGATTCCTATGGTCTCTTCGTTATCAATATTGTTTTCTGCCATGCAACTCGCAAAATGTGCATGATGGTGCTGGACTTCAACATGGCTCTTTGCAGGTATTGTGCGGGCTATAGTGGATGAGGCGTAATCCGGATGGGCATCACAGGCAACGA
Coding sequences:
- a CDS encoding HypC/HybG/HupF family hydrogenase formation chaperone; translation: MCLGVPGRVIEINVQENWAVIEAFGVKSKIYTPLIEEEIALGDYLMVHAGYAIGKIDTEEAGLTLKMLEEFAQIDA